From the Amycolatopsis thermoflava N1165 genome, one window contains:
- a CDS encoding aspartate aminotransferase family protein encodes MAQLSPLLKQATPVVVEHGEGAYLYDVDGNRHLDFTAGIGVTSTGHCHPKVVKAAQEQIGKVIHAQYTTVMHQPLLKLTERLGDVLPAGLDSLFFANSGSEAVEAALRLSRQATGRPNVIVFQGGFHGRTVAAASMTTSGTRFSAGISPLMGGVHVAPFPYAYHYGWDEQTATKFALRELDYLFQTISAPNETAAFFIEPMLGEGGYVPANREFMAGLRERADRHGILLVIDEIQTGFGRTGRFWGHDHFDVRPDVVLIAKGLASGFPLSGIAASKELMSKAFPGSQGGTYGGNAVSCAAALATLDVIEEENLVENAAARGKQLLEGARLIADKTPEIGEVRGLGLLVGSEFTKADGTPDTALAAAAQQEAARRGLLLLTCGAYSNVVRMIPPLVVTAEQIDDALAIWAETVATVTGSK; translated from the coding sequence ATGGCCCAGCTCTCCCCCCTGCTCAAGCAGGCCACTCCGGTCGTCGTCGAGCACGGCGAAGGCGCCTACCTCTACGACGTCGACGGCAACCGCCACCTCGACTTCACCGCCGGGATCGGTGTGACCAGCACCGGCCACTGCCACCCGAAGGTGGTCAAGGCGGCGCAGGAGCAGATCGGCAAGGTCATCCACGCGCAGTACACCACCGTGATGCACCAGCCGCTGCTCAAGCTGACCGAGCGGCTCGGCGACGTGCTGCCCGCGGGGCTGGACTCGCTGTTCTTCGCGAACTCCGGCAGCGAGGCTGTCGAAGCCGCGCTGCGCCTGTCGCGGCAGGCCACCGGGCGGCCGAACGTCATCGTCTTCCAGGGCGGGTTCCACGGCCGCACGGTCGCCGCGGCGTCGATGACCACCTCCGGCACGCGGTTCAGCGCCGGCATCTCGCCGCTGATGGGCGGCGTGCACGTGGCGCCGTTCCCCTACGCCTACCACTACGGCTGGGACGAGCAGACCGCGACGAAGTTCGCGTTGCGCGAGCTGGACTACCTCTTCCAGACGATCAGCGCCCCGAACGAGACGGCCGCGTTCTTCATCGAGCCGATGCTCGGCGAGGGCGGGTATGTGCCTGCGAACAGGGAGTTCATGGCCGGGCTGCGCGAGCGCGCCGACCGGCACGGGATCCTGCTGGTGATCGACGAGATCCAGACCGGGTTCGGGCGCACCGGCCGGTTCTGGGGCCACGACCACTTCGACGTGCGGCCGGACGTGGTGCTGATCGCGAAGGGCCTGGCGAGCGGCTTCCCGCTGTCCGGCATCGCGGCGTCGAAGGAGCTGATGTCCAAGGCGTTCCCCGGTTCGCAGGGCGGCACGTACGGCGGCAACGCGGTGTCGTGCGCGGCCGCGCTGGCCACCCTCGACGTGATCGAGGAGGAGAACCTGGTCGAGAACGCGGCGGCACGCGGCAAGCAGCTGCTCGAAGGCGCGCGGCTGATCGCCGACAAGACGCCGGAGATCGGCGAGGTGCGCGGGCTGGGCCTGCTGGTCGGTTCGGAGTTCACCAAGGCCGACGGCACACCGGACACCGCGCTGGCCGCGGCGGCGCAGCAGGAGGCGGCGCGGCGCGGGCTGCTGCTGCTCACCTGCGGCGCGTACTCGAACGTCGTGCGGATGATCCCGCCGCTGGTGGTCACCGCCGAGCAGATCGACGACGCGCTCGCGATCTGGGCCGAGACCGTCGCCACCGTCACCGGTTCCAAGTAG
- a CDS encoding acetyl-CoA C-acetyltransferase, whose translation MSNEAYIYEAIRTPRGKNKGGSLHGVKPIDLVTGLIHELQARHPGLDPAAINDIILGVVSPVGDQGADIARAAAMAAGLPDTVAGVQLNRFCSSGLEAVNQAAARVRSGWENLIIAGGVESMSRVPMGSDGGPMFTDPATNYDTYFVPQGIGADLIATIEGFSREDVDRFAVRSQEKAEAAWSGGYFAKSVVPVKDINGVTILDHDEHRRPGTTLESLAKLKPAFETIGEFGGFDAVALQKYHSVEKINHVHTGGNSSGIVDGAALVLLGNEQVGKDLGLTPRARIVAAAITGSDPTIMLTGPTPATKKVLDIAGLTVDDIDLFELNEAFASVVLKWMKDLKLPDEKVNVNGGAIAMGHPLGATGAMILGTMVDELERRQARRALLSLCIGGGMGIATIIERV comes from the coding sequence GTGAGCAACGAGGCATACATCTACGAGGCGATCCGGACGCCCCGTGGCAAGAACAAGGGTGGATCCCTGCACGGGGTGAAGCCGATCGACCTCGTGACCGGACTGATTCACGAACTCCAGGCGCGGCACCCGGGCCTGGACCCGGCCGCGATCAACGACATCATCCTCGGCGTCGTCTCGCCGGTCGGTGACCAGGGCGCCGACATCGCGCGCGCCGCGGCGATGGCCGCCGGCCTGCCCGACACCGTCGCCGGTGTCCAGCTCAACCGCTTCTGCTCCTCGGGTCTGGAGGCCGTCAACCAGGCCGCCGCCCGGGTGCGCTCCGGCTGGGAGAACCTGATCATCGCGGGCGGCGTCGAGTCGATGTCGCGCGTGCCGATGGGCTCCGACGGCGGCCCGATGTTCACCGACCCGGCCACGAACTACGACACGTACTTCGTGCCGCAGGGCATCGGCGCGGACCTGATCGCCACCATCGAGGGCTTCAGCCGCGAGGACGTCGACCGGTTCGCGGTCCGTTCGCAGGAGAAGGCCGAGGCGGCCTGGTCCGGCGGTTACTTCGCGAAGTCGGTCGTGCCGGTCAAGGACATCAACGGCGTCACGATCCTCGACCACGACGAGCACCGCCGCCCCGGCACCACGCTGGAGAGCCTGGCCAAGCTCAAGCCCGCCTTCGAGACCATCGGCGAGTTCGGTGGTTTCGACGCGGTGGCGCTGCAGAAGTACCACTCGGTCGAGAAGATCAACCACGTCCACACCGGCGGCAACTCCTCGGGCATCGTCGACGGCGCCGCGCTGGTGCTGCTCGGCAATGAGCAGGTCGGCAAGGACCTGGGCCTGACCCCGCGCGCCCGCATCGTGGCGGCCGCGATCACCGGGTCCGATCCGACGATCATGCTGACCGGCCCCACCCCGGCCACGAAGAAGGTCCTCGACATCGCCGGCCTGACGGTCGACGACATCGACCTGTTCGAGCTGAACGAGGCGTTCGCTTCCGTCGTGCTCAAGTGGATGAAGGACCTGAAGCTGCCGGACGAGAAGGTCAACGTCAACGGCGGGGCGATCGCGATGGGCCACCCGCTCGGCGCGACCGGTGCCATGATCCTCGGCACCATGGTCGACGAGCTGGAGCGGCGCCAGGCGCGGCGCGCGCTGCTGTCGCTGTGCATCGGCGGCGGAATGGGTATCGCGACGATCATCGAGCGGGTGTGA
- a CDS encoding acetolactate synthase large subunit: protein MNGAQSLIRTLVDAGVDVCFSNPGTSEMHFVAALDSVPEMRGVLALFEGVVTGAADGYARVAGKPAATLLHLGPGLGNGLANLHNARRGHVPVVNVIGDHATYHKKYDAPLESDIEAIAGSLNGWVRRSGNSADVGADAAFAVAAAQEAPGKVATLILPADVSWGDGGVAVKPMPPRSPQTVSDTTVKAVAEVLRTGEPVALLVGGPACREAGLRAVSRIATATGAKPFVETFPARLERGAGLPTIERLAYLAEQVQWQLEGIKHVIVAGTKPPVSFFAYPGKASDLVPEGAQVHTLAELDQDVVGALEALADEVASDVDPVLQEPARPALPSGPLTVQNWVEVIGALLPEGAIISDEANTSGLLLPGATAGAPRHDVLTLTGGAIGQGLPVAVGAAIAAPDRPVIALQADGSALYTISALWTMARENLNVATVILNNHAYAILRMELQRVGAEASGPKAKDLLDLARPDIDFVKIAEGMGVPATRATTAEELAEQFRNALNEPGPHLIDAAVPPLL, encoded by the coding sequence ATGAACGGCGCGCAGTCCCTGATCCGCACGCTCGTCGACGCGGGTGTCGACGTGTGCTTCTCCAATCCCGGCACGTCGGAGATGCACTTCGTCGCGGCGCTCGATTCGGTGCCCGAGATGCGTGGTGTGCTGGCCCTGTTCGAGGGCGTGGTCACCGGCGCCGCCGACGGTTACGCGCGGGTCGCGGGCAAGCCGGCCGCGACGCTCCTGCACCTGGGGCCGGGGCTGGGCAACGGCCTGGCGAACCTGCACAACGCCCGGCGCGGCCATGTGCCGGTGGTGAACGTGATCGGCGACCACGCGACCTACCACAAGAAGTACGATGCGCCGCTGGAGTCGGACATCGAGGCGATCGCCGGTTCGCTGAACGGGTGGGTGCGCCGGTCGGGGAACAGCGCGGACGTCGGCGCGGATGCCGCGTTCGCGGTCGCCGCGGCGCAGGAGGCGCCGGGCAAGGTGGCGACGTTGATCCTGCCCGCGGACGTCTCGTGGGGCGACGGTGGTGTGGCGGTGAAGCCGATGCCGCCGCGCTCGCCGCAGACCGTCTCGGACACCACGGTCAAGGCGGTCGCGGAGGTGCTGCGGACCGGTGAGCCGGTCGCGTTGCTGGTGGGCGGACCGGCCTGTCGCGAAGCCGGTCTGCGGGCGGTGAGCCGGATCGCCACCGCGACCGGCGCGAAGCCGTTCGTGGAAACCTTCCCGGCGAGGCTGGAACGCGGCGCCGGGCTGCCGACGATCGAACGCCTGGCGTACCTGGCCGAGCAGGTGCAGTGGCAGCTGGAGGGCATCAAGCACGTCATCGTGGCCGGCACCAAGCCGCCGGTGTCGTTCTTCGCGTACCCCGGCAAGGCGAGTGACCTGGTGCCGGAGGGCGCGCAGGTGCACACGCTGGCAGAGTTGGACCAGGACGTGGTGGGCGCGCTGGAAGCACTCGCGGACGAGGTCGCGTCCGATGTGGACCCGGTACTGCAGGAACCGGCTCGTCCCGCCTTGCCGAGCGGCCCGCTGACGGTGCAGAACTGGGTCGAGGTGATCGGCGCACTGCTGCCGGAGGGCGCGATCATCTCGGACGAGGCCAACACCTCCGGACTGCTCCTACCGGGCGCGACGGCCGGTGCCCCCCGCCACGACGTGCTCACCCTGACCGGCGGCGCCATCGGACAGGGACTCCCGGTGGCCGTGGGCGCCGCGATCGCCGCCCCCGACCGCCCGGTGATCGCACTGCAGGCGGACGGCAGCGCCCTCTACACCATCTCGGCACTGTGGACGATGGCGCGGGAGAACCTCAATGTGGCCACGGTGATCCTGAACAACCACGCCTACGCCATCCTGCGCATGGAACTGCAGCGAGTCGGAGCGGAAGCGTCCGGCCCGAAGGCGAAGGACCTGCTGGACCTCGCAAGGCCCGACATCGACTTCGTGAAGATCGCGGAAGGCATGGGCGTCCCAGCAACACGGGCGACAACGGCCGAGGAACTGGCCGAGCAATTCCGCAACGCCCTCAACGAGCCCGGCCCCCACCTCATCGACGCAGCAGTACCCCCGTTGCTCTGA
- a CDS encoding DUF3830 family protein, whose product MARYITISLDKRGVSCRAVLLDAEAPRTCQAVWNALPQSGSAYHAKYARNEVYTLVPPFADPKPGRENPTVTPIPGDVVYFGFEAWEIGNPAYGYEDSSEAHSDQGATDLAIFYGRNNLLINGDAGWVPGNVFATIVEGLPEMAAAAQDLWLRGVEGETLSFARAE is encoded by the coding sequence TTGGCCCGCTACATCACCATCTCGCTCGACAAGCGCGGCGTGTCCTGCCGCGCGGTGCTGCTGGACGCGGAGGCGCCGCGGACCTGCCAGGCGGTGTGGAACGCGCTGCCGCAGAGCGGTTCGGCCTACCACGCGAAGTACGCCCGCAACGAGGTCTACACGCTGGTGCCGCCGTTCGCCGACCCGAAGCCGGGCCGGGAGAACCCGACGGTCACCCCCATTCCCGGGGATGTCGTCTATTTCGGGTTCGAGGCGTGGGAAATCGGAAATCCGGCGTACGGGTACGAAGACAGCAGCGAGGCCCACAGCGACCAGGGCGCGACCGATCTGGCGATCTTCTACGGCCGGAACAACCTGCTCATCAACGGCGACGCGGGCTGGGTTCCCGGCAACGTGTTCGCCACGATCGTGGAGGGCCTGCCGGAAATGGCGGCGGCCGCACAGGACCTGTGGCTGCGTGGCGTCGAGGGCGAAACGCTGTCCTTCGCCCGCGCCGAGTAG
- a CDS encoding FAD-binding oxidoreductase yields the protein MGDVTARIAEIVGERNLLSGDSVPDDYAKDESLTVGAVKPAHVVKPATAEEVAAVLAVAAENGLPVTARGSGSGLSGAARPREDGLLVSFERMNAVLEIDTANQVAVVQPGVTLSELDEATKDAGLAYTVYPGELSASVGGNVGTNAGGMRAVKYGVARHNIVGLQAVLPTGEIIRTGGKTSKISSGYDLTQLIIGSEGTLALVTEVIVKLYPRLPHAATLLAPFGDLDQVMRAVPEVIASGLTPNILEYIDNLTMAAITYNEKLELGVPEEVRNATQAYLVVGLENRDGDRLDGDVERAGELLGELGASDVYVLDGGSARKLIEAREKAFWTAKAAGADDVIDVVVPRSEMPGFLAKVRELATAAEAGAIGCGHAGDGNVHLGIFCKDPEKRHRLLHDIFAAGMAAGGAISGEHGIGQAKKDHFLALEDPAKVALLRRIKQAFDPKGILNPDVLFD from the coding sequence ATGGGCGACGTCACCGCGCGGATCGCCGAGATCGTCGGCGAGCGCAACCTCCTCTCCGGGGACTCCGTCCCGGACGACTATGCGAAGGACGAGTCCCTCACCGTCGGCGCCGTCAAGCCGGCCCACGTCGTCAAACCCGCCACCGCCGAAGAGGTCGCCGCAGTGCTGGCCGTCGCCGCCGAGAACGGCCTCCCGGTCACGGCTCGCGGCTCGGGCAGCGGGTTGTCCGGCGCGGCCCGCCCCCGCGAGGACGGCCTGCTCGTCTCGTTCGAGCGGATGAACGCGGTCCTGGAGATCGACACCGCCAACCAGGTCGCCGTCGTCCAGCCGGGCGTCACGCTCAGCGAACTGGACGAGGCGACCAAGGACGCCGGCCTCGCCTACACGGTCTACCCGGGCGAGTTGAGCGCGAGCGTCGGCGGCAACGTCGGCACCAACGCGGGCGGTATGCGCGCGGTCAAGTACGGCGTGGCGCGGCACAACATCGTCGGCCTGCAGGCGGTCCTGCCCACCGGCGAGATCATCCGCACCGGCGGCAAGACGTCCAAGATCTCCAGCGGTTACGACCTGACCCAGCTGATCATCGGCTCGGAGGGCACGCTCGCGCTGGTCACCGAGGTGATCGTCAAGCTGTACCCGCGCCTGCCGCACGCCGCGACGCTGCTCGCCCCGTTCGGTGATCTCGACCAGGTGATGCGCGCCGTCCCGGAGGTGATCGCCAGCGGTTTGACGCCGAACATCCTCGAGTACATCGACAACCTGACGATGGCGGCGATCACCTACAACGAGAAGCTGGAGCTGGGCGTCCCCGAGGAGGTCCGCAACGCCACGCAGGCTTACCTGGTGGTGGGCCTGGAAAACCGCGACGGCGACCGGCTGGACGGCGATGTCGAGCGGGCCGGCGAGCTGCTCGGCGAGCTGGGCGCGTCCGACGTGTACGTGCTGGACGGCGGCTCGGCGCGCAAGCTCATCGAGGCGCGGGAGAAGGCGTTCTGGACGGCGAAGGCCGCCGGCGCCGACGACGTGATCGACGTCGTGGTGCCGCGATCGGAGATGCCCGGGTTCCTGGCTAAGGTCCGGGAGCTCGCCACGGCAGCCGAGGCCGGCGCGATCGGCTGCGGCCACGCCGGGGACGGCAACGTCCACTTGGGAATCTTCTGCAAGGACCCGGAGAAGCGGCACCGGCTGCTGCACGACATCTTCGCGGCGGGCATGGCGGCAGGCGGGGCGATTTCCGGTGAGCACGGGATCGGGCAGGCGAAGAAGGACCACTTCCTCGCGCTCGAGGACCCGGCCAAGGTCGCGTTGCTGCGCCGGATCAAGCAGGCCTTCGACCCGAAGGGCATCCTGAACCCGGATGTCCTGTTCGACTGA
- a CDS encoding 3-hydroxyacyl-CoA dehydrogenase NAD-binding domain-containing protein has protein sequence MTNTIRWDQDSDGIVVLTLDDPNQSANTMNADFRESFKNTVERLESEKDSITGVVITSAKKTFFAGGDLRDLIQATPEHAAEITESTNAMKAQLRKLETLGKPVVAAINGAALGGGLEIALATHHRIVADVPGTVIGLPEVTLGLLPGGGGVARTVRLLGIQSAVLNVLVQGQRHKPAKALELGLVHEVVSSVDELLPKAKEWVKANPEAQQPWDVKGYKMPGGSPSNPKFAANLPAFPANLRKQLKGAPMPAPRAILAAAVEGAQVDIETATQIETRYFVSLVTGQVAKNMTKAFFFDLQHINSGGSRPDGYEKYQARKVGVLGAGMMGAAIAYVSAKAGIEVVLKDVSLEAAEKGKGYAVKLEEKALSRGKTTKEKSDALLARIKPTADPADFAGVDFVIEAVFESQELKHKVFGEIENIVNPDAVLGSNTSTLPITGLAQGVQRQEDFIGIHFFSPVDKMPLVEIIRGEKTSDATLAKVFDYTLQIKKTPIVVNDSRGFFTSRVIGTFINEAVAALGEGVEPASIEQAGSQAGYPAPPLQLMDELTLTLPRKIREETKSAIEAAGGTWKAHASEAVIDRMIDEFDRKGRSSGAGFYEYDENGKRVGLWPGLREAFKSGSGNVPFKDLQERMLFAEALETVRCFDEGVLMSVQDANIGSIFGIGFPAWTGGVIQYINQYEGGLPGFVARAKELAEKYGEHFQPPESLVKKAEAGEKFE, from the coding sequence ATGACCAACACTATTCGCTGGGACCAGGACTCCGACGGCATCGTCGTGCTCACCCTGGACGACCCCAACCAGTCGGCGAACACGATGAACGCCGACTTCCGCGAGTCCTTCAAGAACACGGTCGAGCGGTTGGAGTCCGAAAAGGACTCGATCACCGGTGTCGTGATCACCTCGGCGAAGAAGACCTTCTTCGCGGGCGGTGACCTGCGCGACCTGATCCAGGCCACGCCGGAGCACGCGGCCGAGATCACCGAGAGCACGAACGCCATGAAGGCCCAGCTGCGCAAGCTGGAGACCCTCGGCAAGCCGGTCGTGGCCGCCATCAACGGCGCCGCGCTCGGCGGTGGCCTGGAGATCGCGCTGGCGACGCACCACCGGATCGTCGCGGACGTGCCGGGCACCGTCATCGGCCTGCCCGAGGTGACGCTGGGCCTGCTGCCCGGCGGCGGTGGCGTCGCGCGCACCGTGCGGCTGCTCGGTATCCAGAGCGCTGTGCTGAACGTGCTGGTGCAGGGCCAGCGGCACAAGCCGGCGAAGGCGCTGGAGCTGGGCCTCGTGCACGAGGTCGTGTCCAGTGTGGACGAGCTGCTGCCGAAGGCCAAGGAGTGGGTGAAGGCCAACCCCGAGGCGCAGCAGCCGTGGGACGTCAAGGGCTACAAGATGCCCGGCGGTTCCCCGTCGAACCCGAAGTTCGCGGCGAACCTGCCGGCGTTCCCGGCGAACCTGCGCAAGCAGCTCAAGGGCGCCCCGATGCCCGCGCCGCGTGCCATCCTGGCCGCCGCGGTCGAGGGCGCGCAGGTCGACATCGAGACCGCGACGCAGATCGAGACCCGGTACTTCGTCAGCCTGGTCACCGGCCAGGTCGCGAAGAACATGACGAAGGCGTTCTTCTTCGACCTGCAGCACATCAACTCCGGCGGTTCGCGGCCGGACGGGTACGAGAAGTACCAGGCGCGGAAGGTCGGCGTGCTCGGCGCGGGCATGATGGGCGCCGCGATCGCCTACGTGTCGGCGAAGGCCGGTATCGAGGTCGTGCTCAAGGACGTCTCGCTGGAGGCGGCCGAGAAGGGCAAGGGCTACGCGGTCAAGCTCGAAGAGAAGGCGCTGTCCCGGGGCAAGACCACGAAGGAGAAGTCGGACGCGCTGCTGGCGCGCATCAAGCCGACGGCCGACCCGGCGGACTTCGCCGGGGTGGACTTCGTGATCGAGGCCGTTTTCGAGAGCCAGGAACTCAAGCACAAGGTCTTCGGCGAGATCGAGAACATCGTCAACCCGGACGCCGTGCTCGGGTCGAACACCTCGACGCTGCCGATCACCGGCCTCGCGCAGGGTGTGCAGCGGCAGGAAGACTTCATCGGCATCCACTTCTTCTCGCCGGTCGACAAGATGCCGCTGGTGGAGATCATCCGTGGGGAGAAGACCTCGGACGCCACCCTGGCGAAGGTCTTCGACTACACCCTGCAGATCAAGAAGACGCCGATCGTGGTCAACGACAGCCGCGGCTTCTTCACCAGCCGGGTGATCGGCACGTTCATCAACGAGGCGGTCGCGGCGCTCGGCGAGGGCGTCGAGCCGGCGTCGATCGAGCAGGCCGGTTCGCAGGCCGGCTACCCGGCGCCGCCGCTGCAGCTGATGGACGAGCTGACGCTGACCCTGCCGCGCAAGATCCGCGAGGAGACCAAGTCGGCGATCGAGGCGGCCGGTGGCACCTGGAAGGCGCACGCCTCCGAGGCGGTCATCGACCGGATGATCGACGAGTTCGACCGCAAGGGCCGGTCGTCCGGTGCGGGCTTCTACGAGTACGACGAGAACGGCAAGCGCGTCGGACTGTGGCCCGGCCTGCGCGAGGCGTTCAAGTCCGGCAGCGGCAATGTGCCGTTCAAGGACCTGCAGGAGCGCATGCTGTTCGCCGAGGCGCTGGAGACGGTCCGCTGCTTCGACGAAGGCGTGCTGATGTCGGTGCAGGACGCCAACATCGGCTCGATCTTCGGCATCGGTTTCCCGGCCTGGACCGGCGGTGTCATCCAGTACATCAACCAGTACGAGGGCGGCCTGCCCGGCTTCGTGGCAAGGGCGAAGGAACTGGCCGAGAAGTACGGTGAGCACTTCCAGCCGCCGGAGTCGCTGGTGAAGAAGGCCGAAGCAGGCGAAAAGTTCGAATAA